The Xenopus tropicalis strain Nigerian chromosome 2, UCB_Xtro_10.0, whole genome shotgun sequence genome window below encodes:
- the olig4 gene encoding oligodendrocyte transcription factor 4, translated as MDSDCLSSRSSSPEFDRGESPQFLSGAMFQAHSVGQRMPPRGRVKAGKRELTQENQHELRLKVNSRERQRMHDLNQAMDGLREVMPYSHGPSVRKLSKISTLILARNYIVMLSNSLEEMKRLVNEVYGAQRAPGCASSLSTRVPQLPPVMPTVPASDYATYLSLSSSDICQPPATAPHFLGLPCPCHICQYLPQPPRRTAAVAVSRPIK; from the coding sequence ATGGATTCAGACTGTCTTTCCAGCAGATCTTCCTCACCAGAGTTTGACAGAGGAGAAAGTCCCCAGTTCCTTAGTGGGGCTATGTTCCAGGCACATAGTGTGGGACAGAGAATGCCTCCCAGAGGAAGAGTAAAAGCTGGCAAAAGAGAACTTACCCAAGAGAATCAGCATGAGCTTCGTCTAAAGGTGAACAGTCGTGAAAGACAGCGCATGCATGACCTTAACCAAGCCATGGATGGTCTGCGGGAAGTGATGCCATACTCCCATGGTCCCTCTGTAAGAAAGCTCTCCAAAATTTCTACCTTGATATTGGCTCGAAACTACATAGTTATGTTGTCTAATTCTTTGGAGGAAATGAAAAGGCTGGTCAATGAGGTATATGGAGCTCAACGTGCTCCTGGGTGTGCAAGCTCTCTATCCACCCGAGTGCCACAACTACCACCGGTAATGCCAACAGTGCCAGCATCAGACTATGCCACTTATTTAAGTTTGTCCTCTTCAGATATTTGCCAACCTCCTGCTACTGCTCCACATTTTCTAGGGCTGCCATGCCCATGCCACATTTGCCAGTATCTGCCACAACCACCACGCAGGACTGCTGCTGTTGCTGTTTCAAGACCCATAAAATAA